ttttattttattaactattatagtttttaggctattaactatttaaatgttatgttattaACCATGATAGATTTTAtgctattaactattatagttaatattttaTTAATCATTAGAGTTttcatgttattaactattatagtttttattgtattaactattatagtttttataaaATTAACTATTACAATTTGTATGCAATTTCTACTATAGTTTTTACATTACTAACAAATATAgtttttaaagttattagcagtatagtttttatgttattaactattatagtctttatgctattattataataattgtgTTATTGGCTATTAAAGATGTTATGTTATTAATAACTATTGTGGTTTTATGTTActaattattatagtttttatgttattaactattatagtttttatttgaTCAACTATTAGTTTTTATGCAATTTCTACTATAGTTTTTACGTTATTAACAAATATAGTTTTTATGGTTATTACCAggatagtttttatgttattaacttttatagtttttatgttattaactagtATAGTCTTTATGctattatttattataataattattttattgacTATCATAGTTATGTTATTGATAACTATTATAGTTTATATGCTActaattattatagtttttatgttattaactattatagtttttatttgatcaactattatagtttttatgctaTTAATTATTACAATTTTTATGCAACTTCTACTAAAGCTTTTACGTTATTAACTAATATAGTTGTTATGGTTATTACCGGtatagtttttttgttattaactattacagtttttatgttattaactattatagtgttTATGCTATTATTTATTATAATGATTATGTTATTGACTATTATAGTTGTTATGTTATTAATAACTATTATGGTTTTTATGCTATCATTTATTATAGTTTTTGTGatatttacatgtttttattcatAACCAGCTGCCCACCTTGTCAACATCTTCCCAAACTTCTCCCGTTTGTTTGtgctgtaaaaaatgtttttgtcaaactaTTAGCGTTGTTATTTTATGGGTTGATTATGAATAATaaactaacacaacataaacactataatagacaaaacatgttttgcagcacaaataaatgggacaagtttggggagattttcacAAGGTTGGGGGGCAGGGGGACTGGATGACATCACTCATCGGAAAATGCCTTTTAATATAACTCAGATATCGTAACGGCCCAAACAAAacatttgcagcacaaatgtagcacaaaagaATGGCggtgttattttaatatttgcaatAATAATATTTCCGTCCACAAAGTTAAAGTGACCTCACCCCGTTCTTGATGTTGGTCTCCCATCGCAGGGACATATTCCGCAGGTCAAACAGTTTGATGTCCCCGTTGTCGTAGCCGGCGCACACGCATCGGTCCTGGTCGTTGAAGGCGTGACCTGTCGTGACAAGTCAAGTCCACATAAGTCAAAGAGGGCTTTGAGAGACTTTTACTCGACATTGGACGCACCAAATGCGACGGTCCAGCAGTCCCTCTTGGCGTCGCCTTCCACGGGCTGCATGTTGGCCACGGGTGAGTCCCGCTGACGGGGGTCCCAAACTTTGACCGTGCCTGTAATCATCACAGAGGACTTGTTGACTCTCTTCTTACAGCAAAGCAGTGAAGAATTATCATTACATTCATCAATGTTCACGACAACATAGTAGTTGTAGCATGTGATTTCTCCCATCCAATCAGCAAGGAGAGATAGTTTGAActcaggggtgttcaaactttttgacttttgaccgaaagccatatatatatatatatatatatatatatctcatttATTATAGTataccagtatatatatatatatatgtatatatatatactgggtgttgttgataaatggcttttgatttgcattgtagagctttaacttgcacttacagatgtagcgaccaactgtatttagtgacagtggttttctgaagtgttccttagcccgtgtggtgatatcctttagagattgatgtcggtttttgatacggtgccgtctgagggatcgaaggtcacggtcattaaatgttggtttccggccatgccgcttacgtggagtgatttctccagattctctgcaccttttgatgatattatggaccgtagatgttgaaatccctaaatttcttgcaattgcactttcagaaacgttattcttaaactgtttgactatttgctcacgcagttgtggacaaaggggtgtacctcgccccatcctttcttgtgaaagactgagcattttctgggatgctgtttttatacccgatcatggcacccacctgttcccaattagcctgcacacctgtgggacgttctaaataagtgtttgttgagcatgagtaattattgccacctttcccagcttttttgtcacgtgttgctggcatcaaattctaaagttaatgattatttgcaacaacaaaaaaagtttatcagtttgaacattaaatatgttgtctttgtagcatattcaactgaatatgggttgacaatgatttgtaaatcattgtcttccatttatatttacatctaacacaatttcccaactcatatggaaacagggtttgtttacATGGCTAATCAAGGTACTaatcctcacctgtgacatgtttgtttgtaattaatgtgtgtataaaaggtcagtgagtttctgggcttctgacagaccattgcatctttcatccagtgctgcacagatgtttctggattctgagtcatggggaaggcaaaataattgtcaaaggatctgcgagaaaaggtaattgaattgcataaaacaggaaaggggtataaaaagatattcaaggaattgagaatgccaatcggCAGGGTTCAAACGCTGAAGTGTAAAATGAGGGATTtgggtagaccagcaaagatatccgccacaactgccaggaaaattgttcaagatgcaaagaaaaatccacaaataacttcagctgaaatacaggactccccgaaaaattgtggtgtggctgtttcaagatgcacaataaggaggcacttgaagaaaaatgggctgcgttgtcgagtcgccagaagaaagccatttctgcgcaaatgtcacaaagtatcccgcttacattacgccagacagcacagagacaaacctcaaaacttctggaacacagtaatttggagtgatggctttcttctggcaactcgaccatgcagcccatttttcttcaagtgccttcTTAATATCCACAAATTGTCTTGTATTGTGTTATTTGTGACCACGTCTGTTAGCATTTTGCGTCGGTTACATATTTTTTTgcaacatgactagggaaggttgtttggaatcTGCCATATAGGTAAATTATGTGCTGTTATTTCAATGTACTAACAAGAGTCACCTACATTGTCCACAAGATAGCAGCAAATATGTAGTATTCAGAGACTGCCTAGTATTCAAGAGTAATTTGAAAGCTCTCTGCGATGCTATGCTTTGTTGAACTCATGATGTCTTGCGGGCCAAATCCAACAGgataaaataacacatttttgtgtACTTGGACTCAGAAGCTGGCTTACCGTCTCTGCTTCCGGTGACGATCTCGGGCGCGCCGTCGCCGATCCCCAAGCCTCCAACGCCATCGATAGCGTTCACTATCTCTTTGTGGGCCTTCACACTATACACTGGCACCTCGGGCACTTCCAGGTTCCTGTGGACATCGGGAATATTTGCATTAATCGCAAACTAATAAACACTGCACTAGGACGCAAATTTGAATTGAAAAAACATTAACAGTTAGGACAtgactgtgtttttttttaatgaattaccaTACGTTGAGATGGCCGTCAAAATCTCCCGTTGCTATGTGTCTTTGTCGAAGAGACGTGGCCCCAAATGTCCCGCACTTTATTGGTTTAGGTTTCTCTACCTGAAGGATAGCAAAAATCAATGCTATAGTGTAGGGTTAGGTAATCATTTTCATTTAGAGGgacggcctttttttttttttgtggcctgTAGCGATGTTCTTACTGATCCACGGGAATATTATGTACATAAGACAttgcaatctatttgtggcgaTGGGCTGAAGCGCTCCCTTCAAGTTAAAGGGTGATGGCACAGTGGATGTTCAAGGCCTTTCATTCAAATTCCAAAAAAGCACACCAGTATATATTAATatcataattccatccatccattttttaccgcttgtccctttcggggttgcgggggggtgctggagcctaagtCAGCTGCATTATGGCTGAatgccgtgtacaccctggacaagtacactttttaaaaacacaaatgaCACTCGAAAGCCTGGAAACAATATTTGCCAATAAAGtactttaatatttattttaaatgttttctttttttccgaTTTGACAGAAAAACAttacatgtactgcatgcaattgcatatatttttagtcaatattatctaataatgtaaCAAATATTATGTTATCACCAAGTGGACACGCAGGAGAGGCTATGTCTCCCCAGGGAAAAGTTGGACTaaatagctggggagagggaagtctgggcttctttgcttaggctgctgcccccgcgacccaatatGATACTATCatacactacttttttttttataataataaatacgCAAACATCTGCTTGACTTATCTTTCAATCTGTAATAATACTATTGTTCATGTTAATATTGTAATGTTAGTTAAGATTGTTAAGTAgtaataatgaactaaaacatgcacctggggataggttgattggcaatactaaattggcacACACTAAATaatagcgtgtgaatgtgagtgtgaatgttgtcggtctatctgtgttggccctgcgatgaactggcgacttgtccagggtgtacgccgccttccgcccgaatgaactgagataggctccagcaccccccgcgaccccagaagggacaagctgtagaaaatggattgatggatagttTTGTGTTTCTTAATAATGTAACCAATATTTTCTTatcatacattaaaaaatatttttgttaaaataaaaataaaaacctggCTGACTTATGACTTCGAAGCAAATTATCCTTCAAAGTGTATGTCGTAAAAATtactagattttacagtaaaaaaaaaaaaaaaagcagcttgaTTGCCAGAATGTAAATGTATAAATCAGTGGtcctgtttttctatttacagtgatACACCATGAGAGCATAAATTTGACGATAAAAATTGTactttacggtaaaaaaacaaaacaaaaaactcagTTGCCAAAATGTAATCGTAAAAAAACAGAGGTACCGTTTTTGTATTGACAGTAACAAACCATGAAAGCAACAATTTTATTCACAAAAAACAGtggtaatatttttctatttacagtattaTGCTGTTAAAACCACCATCAATTCTActattaagttgtttttttacaaattatatgtaatatataataatcaaatacaTTGGCAATTGTGTAATATCATGAGGCGAATCATTGCACATTTATTACAAACTGTCCATAGTCCTTCTAACAATAGTCCAtatatatctacaaaccccgtttccatatgagttgggaaattgtgttgaatgtaaatataaacggaatacaatgatttgcaaatccttttcaacccatattcagttgaatgtgctacaaagacaacatatttgatgttcaaactgataaaacaatttttttttttgcaaataatcattaactttagaatttgatacctgcaacacgtgacaaaaaagttgtgaaaggtggcaaaaaatactcataaagttgaggaatgctcatcagacacttatttggaacatcccacaggtgcaggctaattgggaacaggtgggtgccatgtttgggtataaaagcagcttccatgaaatgctaagtaattcataaacaaggatggggcgagggtcaccaatttgtaagcaaattgtcgaacagttttagaacaacatttctcaacgagctattccgaggaatttagggattttaccatctacggtctgtaaaaccatcaaaaggttcagagaatctggagaaatcactgcacgtaagcgatgatattacgaacctttgatccctcaggcggtactgcatcaaaaaccgacatcagtgtgtaaaggatatcaccccatgggctcaggaacacttcataaaaccactgtcagtaactgcagttggttgctacgtctgtaagtgcaagttaaaactctgctatgcaaagcaaaacccatttatccacaacaccaaggaacgccgctggcttcactgggcccaagcccatctaagatcgactgatgcaaagtggaaaagtgttctgtggtctgacgagtccacatttcaaattatattcggaaagtGTGGACgcggtgttctccggaacaaagaggaaaataaccatccggattgttataggcgcaaagttcaaaagccagcatctgtgatggtatgggggtacattagttcccaaggcatgggtaacttacacatctgtgaaggcaccattaatgctgaatggtccatacaggttttggagcaacatatgttgtcatcaaagcaacgttatcatggacgcccctgtttatttcagcaagacaatgtcaagccacgtgttacaatggTGTAGTTTCGTagcaaaagagtgcaggtactttcctagcccgcctgcagtccaaaactgtctcccatcgaaaatgtgtggcgcattatgaagcgtaaaatacgacagcggagaccccggacagttgagcgactgaagctctacataaaacaagaatgagaaagaattccactttcaaagcttcaacaattagtttcctgggttcccaaacgtttattgagtgttgttaaaagaataggtgatgtaacaaagtggtggacatgccctttcccaactacattggcacatgttgcagccatgaaattctaagttaattattatttgcaaaaaaaaaacaaagtttatgagtttgtacatcaaatatcttgtctttgtagtgcattcaactgaatatgggttgaaagggatttgcaaatcattgtattccgtttatatttacatctaacacaatttcccaactcataaggaaacggggtttgtacattatattAGAGAAAATACCGCAAAATAACCAAGTATAACAAGTCTTGGTTCGTATATTCGGTATTTATGCCGTTTATTTCAGGTCAATATTAGGATTTAAAGCTATAAAGGCAGAGACCCCGCAGCCTGTTGCTATGGTGACGGGGCACACGCAGGAATATTCTCGAAGCCCCAGCAGCCTCATTCCCGACCCAATCCTTTCAAATTGTACCTACATGACatttatgattttaaaaaaaacctCTTTAATGTGTGCGTACTTCTTTGATAAGCTGAGCCTCTCCATGCTGCATCTCGTAGATCTGCATCACTCCGGTTCCTCTCGGAAAGTTGCCCATGCACACGAACTTGGAGCTACACGGCACCCATTTACAGTCAAACACGGTGTAGTTTAAACTTTTCTGGATGTGCACGATGATTTGAGGCTTCGAAAGAGGTGAGGACATCTTGGGAGTGGAGTCAAAATAATGTGGAAAACGGCGAAAGGACGATAATTCAGGGGAGCTCGTCAAATGTTAGCTTCCATGCCCAAACATATGACGTCACGGCAGGACCTTCTTCTTTCACAACGGAGTGTCCAAATATATGCCTGATTAAAATATAGGAATTTAAGTAAAAATTGAGGAGCAATTCGAAATGTGTTTCTTTATAATATGGAAAATTAACAAAtataaatgtgtttttgtgtttaGAATGTGGTGATATAATGTTTAGGAGAGCTCatcaaattttattttgataATTGTATATTACTAGCATTTAGGAATTCCAATAACGATAATCAAGTGTTTTCATATAATGACAATAAGTAACACATAAACATCAATaagtaacaaaaaaacacacaaaaatattgtaataatcccaggaatgtatcATACACGTTATTGGTCTGACACCAGTGTAATatcctaaaacagtggttctcgaccttttttcagtgatgtaccccctgtgaaattgttttttaattcaagtaccccttaataagagcaaagcatttttggttgaaaaaaagagataaagaagtaaaatacagcactatgtcatcagtttctgatttattaaattgtataacagtacaaaatattgctcatttgtagtggtctttcttgacctatttggaaaaaaagatatagaaatatctaaaaacttgttgaaaaataaactagtgattcaattataaataaatatttctacacatagaagtaatcatcaacttaaagtgccctcttttgggattgtaatagagatccatctggattcatgaacttaattctaaacatttcttcacaaaaaaaataaatctttaacatcaatatttatggaacatgtccacaaaaaaaatccagcaatcaatactgaatattgcattgttgaatttcttttcacagtttatgaacttacattcatatttttttgaagtattattcattaaatatatttataaagcatttttgaattgttgctattttagaaatatttttggcaggggtacgcgtacccccattttagaaccactgatctaaaacaTGTAGGCTCATACAAGTTATTAGTCTGACACCAGTGTAGTAATCCCAAAAATGGAGGCTCATACAAGTTCTTTGTTTGGCTTGTCTTTATTGAACAAGATGCAATTCAACCACACAACAAGTCCAATGTGTGTCTCCTCTTTTTCCGGCAATAATCGAACACTTCTTTCTTAACAACAACGTCATTTCCATATCTCTctcggaagtcccgcccccacAGCCAAAGTCATTgactaacacaggggtgtcaaactcattttggattgtgggccacatggagaaaaaactactcccaagtgggccggacatgGTAAAATCAcgccacgataacttaaaaataaagacaacttcagattgttttctttgtttaaaaatgtatgtaccccctgtgaagatttttttttaattctattacCTCCCAATCGGAGCAAAACAtttatggttgaaaaaaagaaataaagaagtaaaatacagcactatgttatcagtttctgatttattcaattgtttaacagtgaaaaatattgctcatttgtagtggtctttcttgaactatttggaaaaaaagatataaaaacaactaaaaacgtgttgaaaaataaacaagtgattcaattataaataaatatttctacacatagaagtaatcatcaacttaaagtgcccgctttggggattgtaatagagatccatctgaattcatgaacttaattctaaacatttcttcacaaaaaaattaatctttgatatcaatatttacggaacatgtcacaaaaaaatctaactgtcaacactgaagattgcattgttgcatttcttttcacagtttatgaacttacagtacattcatatattgttgaagtattattcaataaatatataaaggatttttgaattgtagctgttttaaaaatatatttttaaaatctcAGGTACCCATTGGCATacttttaagtacccccaggagtacgcgtacccccatttgagaaccactgccctatagcGTGTGCCCCagggtagcagttctaggtggtAAATGAGGAACTCgcaaaaaattttttaattttataaaccTTTTTTGAAAAATTGCTACGTTTACCAacaattgagaaataataataatcaaaataagtagaaAAACAGTAAAGGAGCTCGTCAAATGTAAGCTTGCGTCCACAAACATATGACGTCACGGTAGGACCTTCTTTTTTAGACCATAGTGTCCAAATATATGCCTAATTAAATATACAATTTAAGTAACAGTTATCTATTTACAAGTATTTtgatttatatttgtttatagtATGGTGTATTGATAAATATTAATGTATTGTTATGGTTTGCAATGGCAGTCTAGGTATGTTTTTCGATTCAGGCGACATCATGGGAACCTGTTTGGGTCTTTCCGATTACACGAGGACAACTCTGACTCGTGTCCACATTCTCGCCAAGTttatttctacctttttttaagttaAACCCGACAAAATGGACACTGCGACGCATACAGAAACGGACGCCGGCGCGGGGACACAGAATGACACCGACTCCTTCGTGAAAGTAAAGTCTAAAAAGAGCCAAAAGCGGAAACGTGCCGCGGCAGACATGATGGACACAGAAGGAGCAACAGCTAGCAAGAGACCACAGTTCCCGCCGATATCTGCAGAAAAACTGAGGGTCAGCAAAAGTCTTAACTTGTGTGTAAAAATGTCTTTCAACAACTTTCCCGTACGTTCGTTGTCCAGGGCTCGGATCAAATgcgtaaagtggccgtgccagctcaCAGATACACGCCATTAAAGGACAACTGGATGAAGATCTACTCCCCAATCGTGGAAAACCTGCAACTTCAAGTTAGATTCAACCTCAAAACACGAAATGTTGAAATTAAAGTAAGttgctgtgtttgtgtgttctggtAATGCTAACCtaatggcatacttgccaaccctcccggatattccgggagactcccgaaattcagcgcctctcccgaaaatcaggcggagctggagggggcgtggccatgcga
This sequence is a window from Nerophis ophidion isolate RoL-2023_Sa linkage group LG09, RoL_Noph_v1.0, whole genome shotgun sequence. Protein-coding genes within it:
- the dnaaf10 gene encoding dynein axonemal assembly factor 10 codes for the protein MSSPLSKPQIIVHIQKSLNYTVFDCKWVPCSSKFVCMGNFPRGTGVMQIYEMQHGEAQLIKEVEKPKPIKCGTFGATSLRQRHIATGDFDGHLNVWNLEVPEVPVYSVKAHKEIVNAIDGVGGLGIGDGAPEIVTGSRDGTVKVWDPRQRDSPVANMQPVEGDAKRDCWTVAFGHAFNDQDRCVCAGYDNGDIKLFDLRNMSLRWETNIKNGVCCVEFDRKDINMNKLVATSLEGKFHVFDTRTQHPTKGFASVSEKAHKSTIWQVRHLPQNREIFLTAGGSGSLHLWKYEYPARRSEPGSDGPSVGVAGTVNLLQNVTLSTQPVASLDWSPDKQGLCVCAGFDQSVRVLIVTKLNLV